One Glycine max cultivar Williams 82 chromosome 4, Glycine_max_v4.0, whole genome shotgun sequence DNA segment encodes these proteins:
- the LOC100818043 gene encoding LOW QUALITY PROTEIN: ATPase 11, plasma membrane-type (The sequence of the model RefSeq protein was modified relative to this genomic sequence to represent the inferred CDS: inserted 2 bases in 1 codon) has protein sequence MGDKSQVLEAVLKEAVDLENIPIEEVFENLRCSKEGLSSEAAEERLVIFGHNKLEEKKESKFLKFLGFMWNPLSWVMEAAAIMAIALANGGGKPPDWQDFVGIITLLLINSTISFIEENNAGNAAAALMARLAPKAKVLRDGRWNEQDASVLVPGDIVSIKLGDIIPADARLLEGDPLKIDQSALTGESLPVTKGPGDGVYSGSTCKQGEIEAVVIATGVHTFFGKAAHLVDTTNQVGHFQKVLTAIGNFCICSIAVGMVIEIIVMYPIQDREYRPGIDNLLVLLIGGIPIAMPTVLSVTMAIGSHRLSQQGAITKRMTAIEEMAGMDVLCSDKTGTLTLNKLTVDKNLIEVFTKGVDADTVVLMAAQASRLENQDAIDTAIVGMLADPKEARLGIQEVHFLPFNPTDKRTALTYIDRNGKMHRVSKGAPEQILNLAHNKSDIERRVHAVIDKFAERGLRSLAVAFQDVPDGRKESTGGPWQFIGLLPLFDPPRHDSAETIRRALNLGVNVKMITGDQLAIGKETGRRLGMGTNMYPSSALLGQDKDESISALPIDELIEKADGFAGVFPEHKYEIVKRLQARKHICGMTGDGVNDAPALKKADIGIAVADATDAARSASDIVLTEPGLSVIISAVLTSRAIFQRMKNYTIYAVSITIRIVLGFMLLALIWKFDFPPFMVLIIAILNDGTIMTISKDRVKPSPLPDSWKLAEIFTTGVVLGSYLAMMTVIFFWAAYKTNFFPRVFGVSTLEKTAHDDFRKLASAIYLQVSTISQPXNIVTRSRGWSYVERPGILLVTAFVIAQLIATLIAVYANWSFAAIEGIGWGWAGVIWLYNIIFYIPLDPIKFLIRYALSGRAWELVIEQRIAFTRQKDFGKEQRELQWAHAQRTLHGLQPPDTKMFTERTHFNELNQMAEEAKRRAEIARLRELHTLKGHVESVLKLKGIDVDTIQQAYTV, from the exons ATGGGTGACAAGTCTCAAGTATTGGAGGCTGTGTTGAAGGAAGCTGTAGATTTG gAGAACATTCCCATTGAGGAGGTTTTTGAGAATCTGAGATGTAGCAAAGAGGGTCTCAGCAGTGAGGCTGCTGAGGAGAGGCTGGTCATTTTTGGCCACAACAAGCTTGAAGAGAAAAAG GAGAGCAAGTTCTTGAAGTTCTTGGGGTTTATGTGGAATCCTCTGTCTTGGGTTATGGAGGCTGCTGCTATAATGGCAATTGCACTTGCCAATGGAGGG gGGAAGCCCCCTGATTGGCAAGATTTTGTTGGTATCATCACCTTGCTTCTCATCAATTCAACTATCAGTTTCATTGAGGAGAACAATGCAGGTAATGCTGCGGCGGCTCTCATGGCTCGGCTTGCTCCGAAAGCAAAG GTCCTCCGCGATGGTAGATGGAATGAGCAAGATGCCTCGGTCCTGGTTCCTGGTGACATAGTTAGCATTAAACTTGGTGATATTATACCGGCTGATGCTCGTCTTCTTGAAGGGGATCCTTTGAAAATTGATCAG TCTGCTCTTACTGGTGAGTCCCTTCCGGTGACAAAGGGCCCTGGCGATGGAGTATATTCTGGTTCTACCTGCAAGCAAGGAGAGATTGAAGCTGTGGTCATTGCCACCGGCGTCCATACCTTCTTTGGGAAAGCTGCTCACCTTGTTGATACCACTAATCAAGTGGGGCACTTTCAAAAG GTGTTGACTGCAATTGGGAACTTCTGCATTTGTTCAATTGCTGTGGGGATGGTTATTGAGATTATCGTTATGTATCCCATCCAAGATCGAGAATATCGCCCTGGAATTGATAACCTTCTTGTGCTTCTTATTGGTGGAATTCCAATTGCCATGCCCACTGTCCTCTCAGTGACTATGGCCATTGGTTCTCATAGGCTATCACAGCAG GGGGCTATCACAAAGAGAATGACAGCTATTGAAGAGATGGCAGGCATGGATGTGCTTTGCAGTGATAAGACTGGGACCCTAACACTAAATAAGCTTACTGTTGACAAAAATCTTATTGAG GTTTTTACAAAAGGAGTGGATGCGGATACTGTGGTTTTGATGGCAGCTCAAGCTTCAAGACTTGAGAATCAAGATGCAATAGACACTGCCATAGTTGGAATGTTGGCTGATCCAAAAGAG GCTCGTCTTGGTATCCAAGAAGTACATTTTCTTCCTTTCAATCCCACTGATAAGAGGACAGCATTGACTTATATTGATCGTAATGGGAAAATGCATAGAGTAAGCAAAGGTGCTCCAGAACAG ATCCTTAATCTTGCACACAATAAATCGGACATTGAACGTAGAGTTCATGCAGTTATAGATAAGTTTGCAGAGCGTGGTTTACGATCCCTTGCAGTAGCATTCCAG GATGTTCCTGATGGAAGGAAAGAGAGTACAGGTGGCCCATGGCAGTTTATTGGTCTTTTGCCTCTGTTCGACCCACCTAGGCATGACAGTGCAGAAACAATACGCAGGGCACTAAACCTTGGAGTGAATGTCAAAATGATTACAG GGGATCAGCTAGCTATAGGAAAGGAAACCGGCCGTCGCTTGGGAATGGGTACCAATATGTATCCTTCATCTGCATTGCTTGGGCAGGATAAGGATGAATCCATATCTGCTTTACCCATTGATGAACTAATTGAAAAGGCTGATGGATTTGCTGGTGTTTTTCCTG AACACAAGTATGAGATTGTGAAACGCCTGCAAGCTAGGAAACATATTTGTGGAATGACCGGTGATGGAGTGAATGATGCGCCTGCACTCAAGAAGGCAGACATTGGTATAGCTGTTGCTGATGCAACTGATGCAGCTCGGAGTGCATCTGATATTGTTTTAACAGAACCTGGTCTTAGTGTTATTATTAGTGCAGTGTTGACAAGCCGAGCTATCTTCCagagaatgaaaaattataca ATTTATGCTGTCTCGATTACAATTCGTATAGTA CTTGGTTTCATGTTACTGGCTCTCATATGGAAGTTTGATTTTCCACCTTTTATGGTGCTTATTATCGCCATTCTAAATGACG GTACTATCATGACTATTTCAAAAGATCGAGTAAAACCATCACCTCTGCCGGATAGCTGGAAGCTAGCTGAGATATTTACAACTGGTGTTGTGCTTGGAAGTTACTTGGCAATGATGACAGTCATATTCTTTTGGGCAGCATACAAAACCAATTTCTTCCCG CGAGTATTTGGAGTTTCTACTCTTGAGAAAACTGCTCATGATGATTTCCGAAAACTGGCCTCTGCAATCTATCTTCAAGTGAGCACTATTAGTCAGCC TAATATTGTGACTCGGTCGCGGGGTTGGTCTTATGTTGAACGTCCTGGTATTTTGCTAGTGACAGCTTTTGTGATTGCTCAGCTG ATTGCCACTTTGATTGCAGTATATGCCAATTGGAGCTTTGCTGCAATTGAAGGCATAGGTTGGGGTTGGGCTGGTGTAATATGGTTATATAACATAATATTCTACATTCCACTTGACCCCATCAAGTTTTTAATTCGATATGCTTTGAGCGGGAGGGCTTGGGAGCTTGTCATCGAGCAAAGG ATTGCATTCACAAGGCAAAAGGACTTTGGAAAGGAACAAAGGGAACTTCAATGGGCCCATGCACAAAGAACATTGCATGGACTTCAGCCACCTGACACCAAGATGTTCACCGAGCGCACACATTTCAATGAACTCAATCAAATGGCTGAAGAAGCTAAAAGGAGAGCCGAAATTGCAAG GCTGCGAGAACTGCATACACTAAAGGGGCACGTAGAATCAGTTTTGAAATTGAAGGGGATTGATGTAGACACAATTCAGCAGGCATACACAGTctga